The genomic stretch AGGATGTTCGGATCGAAGGAGTTTGTGGTCGCCACCGGGACGCCGCGCTCGAACAGCTTCTTGACGATGTCGTCATAGGCGCCCGACTGCGGCGTCGTCATGATGACACCGTCGATGGTCGGATCGTTGATGATCTGGTTCAGGATCTGAATCTCGCGCGGAATGTCGTCGACCGGCGCTTCCGAGCCCAGCATGACGAGCTTGATGCCGACGGCGTCCGCCGCGACCTTGGCGCCGACATAGGTCGGATCGAAGAAGCCGTTGCCCGCGGTATGGGTCACGATGGCGAAGGTGAGCGGCTTGCCGCCTTTCTTGGTCGTGGGGGCTTCCTTGACCGCATCTTCGAAGCTGTAGCCGCCGACGGCCTTGGAGAGCGCGCCGGACTGGGCGTTGGCCGTAGCCGCAGCCAGCGTCATGCCGGCGGCGGCGACGGTGATCCGAATGGACAGCAACATGTCTTCCTCCCTGTGAGCTGTATGCCGATGCTCTTGGCTCAACGAGCGCGGGTATCGAAGCATGTTCCGGCCGAGGCCACCAGCGCGAGGCCCCGGCCGTCACGCGGACGTCATTCTTGTGTCGCTTGCGACACGTTCTGGTTTTGTTCTAGGATGACACGTCTTGCATAGGAGGAGCCGATGACCGGTATGGCGAAGGACACGCGCGCAACCGTCATTCCCGCCATGCGCTATCGCGATGCGCCGGCGGCGATCGAGTTTCTATGCCGCGCCTTCGGCTTCGAAAAGCATCTCGTGGTCCCCGGCGAGAACGGAACCATCGCCCATGCGCAGCTTTCCTTCGGCAACGGCATGGTCATGCTGGGATCGGCGCGGGACGACGAGTATGGCCGCATGGTGAAGCCGCCGCATGAGCAGGGCGGCGCCTCCAGCCACGGCATCTATGTCGTCGTCGCCGACGCCGACCTTCACTATGCCCGAGCCAAGGCGGCGGGAGCCAAGATCGTCCGCGATCTCGTCGATGAGGACTATGGCGGGCGCGACTACACCTGCCGCGATCCCGAAGGGCATGTCTGGACCTTCGGCACCTACGATCCCGGGGCGCATGATTGAAGGAGGCACGTGACTGAGCGAAAGGAGCGCGCCGGTCACGCCGACACGGCCGAGGCCGCCTCGCCCGGCAGCACGCCCACGTAGCGCGCGCGGGGGCGGATGAGCTGCCCCGTCGCGTATTGCTCGATGGCATGCGCGATCCAGCCGACCGAGCGGCCGATCAGAAACAGGCCGAGCGCGGCACCCCGGGGCAAGCCGAGAGCGGAGGCGACCGCAGCACCGGCGAAATCGACGTTGGGCGGCTTCGCCACGTAGCGCGCAACCACGCCGCGCAGCCGATTGACGCGCTGGACGCGTGGGCCTTGCGGGCCCACGGCGAGCGCGTCCAGCACCGCCTTCGCCCTGGGATCGCCCGCGGGATAGAGAGGATGGCCGAAGCCCGGCACGCTTTCGCCGCGGCGCAGGCGCTCGGCCAAGGCCGCTCCGGGATCCGGGCTCCGGATGAGCTCGGCAATGAGCGCCTCGGCGCTGGCCGTGGCCCCGCCATGGCGGGGACCGGAAAGCGCGCCCAAGGCGGCGATCACCACCGCGTAGGGCGTGGCGCCGGCGGAGGCGACTGAGCGCGCCACATAGGTTGAGACATTGAGCTCGTGATCGGCGATCAGCACGAGAAAGCGCCGCACCAGATCGGCGCCGCTTCGATCGAGCTTCCAGGCGCCGGCCAGGGCCAGATGCGCCGGCACCTCCCCAGCGATCTCCCCGGGGAGGGCCTGGGAGGGGGTGATCCTCACCCCCTCCCGAAATCCACCCCCTGAGATCGCCGCCACCAACGCGCTCAGCAGGCGCGCGCCGGTCTGGATCACCGCCCCGGCCTCGGTATCGACTGCCTTGAGATCGCTCTCCGCCAACCGGACCAGCATCGCCCGGGCGCGTTCGATGGGTGCGCTCGCCGGCGGCAGGCCCCGCAGCATCTTCGCCATGCCCGGGGGCAGCGCGACCTTGGCGAAGGGATCCGACCCGCTGCCCACGCCCCAAAGCAGCCGCGCGATCCCTTCGAGGTCGGCGGTTGCGGCCAACTTTGTCGCATCCAGGCCGCGATAGTAATAGCGCCCGTCCTCGACCAGGCAGAGTGCGGAATCCAAGACCGGCAGATCGGCATCGAAGGGCCTGAGCGCCAGGCTCTGGGCGCGCCCGGTGTGGCGCAGCCGCTTCAAGCGCTCGACCTCGTCCGCCCGGTAGCGCCGCTCGCGGCTGCCCGGGGTCAGGGAGGACTGGATCAAGCCGCGGCTGACATAGGCATAGAGCGTCGCCGGCTTCACCCCCAGCCTGCGGCAGGCCTCGCGCGCGTTGATCAGCATCTCCCGCCTCCAATATTGATCAATATAATCAATATTGACACACCGGACCGGCCGCCGTCTAGTTTCGATGATCCGAAGGACGCCGCCGATGCAAGACGCGATCAGCCCCCCGCGAACCGCCGAGATCGCCGATCCCAGCACGGGAACGACCGCGCGGCTCCCCGTGCTGGAGCCGAGAATGGGGCCGGCGATGTTGGATCTCCGCCGGCAGCAAGGCTCCGCCCGGCACTACAGCTTCGATCCCGGCCTGACGATGACCGGGATCTGCCGCTCCTCCATCACCTATGTGGATGGCGAGAAGGGGCTCCTGCTTTACCGGGGCTATCCCATCGATGCGCTCGTCGCCAACGCGGATCATCTCGAAGTCGCCTGGCTTCTCCTCAACGGCGAGCTGCCGACGCCCGAGCAGAAAGAACGCTTCGCGAGCGACATCACCCACCACACCATGGTGCACGAGCAGCTGCACGCCATCTATCGCGGCTTCCGCCGCGATGCGCATCCGATGGCGGTCATGTGCGGAGTGGTCGGCGCCCTGTCGGCCTTCTATCACGACGGTCTCGACATCTTCGATCCGGGCAGTCGCAAGATCGCCGCGCACCGGCTCATCGCCAAGATGCCGACCATCGCCGCCATGGCGCACAAATACGCTATCGGCCAGCCTTTCATCTATCCCAGGAACGATCTGGGCTATGCCGAGAACTTCCTCAACATGCTGTTCGCGGTGCCCTGCGAGACCTACCATGTGCCGCCGGCGGCGGCGCGGGCCATCAACGCCTTCCTCATCATCCAGGCCGATCACGAGCAGAACGCCTCCACCTCGATCGTGCGCGCCGTCGGCTCCAGCCGCGCCAATCCCTATGCCTGCATCGCCGCCGGCATAGCCTCGCTCTGGGGCCCGCTCCACGGCGGCGCCAATGAGGGAGTCCTCGCGACCCTCGAAGAGATCGGCAGCGTCGAGCGCATCCCCGAGATCCTCAGGCGCGCCAAGGACAAGAACGATCCCTATCGGCTGATGGGATTCGGCCACCGGGTCTACAAGAGCTATGACCCGCGCGCCAAGGTGCTCAGGCAATTCTGCTACGAGGTGCTCGACGCCTATGACAAGCGCGAGGATCCCTTCTTCAAGCTCGCCATGGAGCTGGAACGCATCGCGCTCGAGGACGAGTATTTCGTCGAGCGCAAGCTCTATCCCAATGTCGATTTCTATTCCGGCATCATCCTCCGGACCATCGGGCTGCCGACGGCGATGTTCACGCCCTTGTTCGCGGTCGCCCGCACGGTGGGCTGGATCGCCCATTGGATCGAGATGATCACCGATCCCGACAGCAAGATCGTGCGCCCGCGCCAGCTCTATATGGGCGAAGCCGAGCGCGCTTTC from Pseudomonadota bacterium encodes the following:
- a CDS encoding VOC family protein, with the translated sequence MTGMAKDTRATVIPAMRYRDAPAAIEFLCRAFGFEKHLVVPGENGTIAHAQLSFGNGMVMLGSARDDEYGRMVKPPHEQGGASSHGIYVVVADADLHYARAKAAGAKIVRDLVDEDYGGRDYTCRDPEGHVWTFGTYDPGAHD
- a CDS encoding MerR family transcriptional regulator yields the protein MLINAREACRRLGVKPATLYAYVSRGLIQSSLTPGSRERRYRADEVERLKRLRHTGRAQSLALRPFDADLPVLDSALCLVEDGRYYYRGLDATKLAATADLEGIARLLWGVGSGSDPFAKVALPPGMAKMLRGLPPASAPIERARAMLVRLAESDLKAVDTEAGAVIQTGARLLSALVAAISGGGFREGVRITPSQALPGEIAGEVPAHLALAGAWKLDRSGADLVRRFLVLIADHELNVSTYVARSVASAGATPYAVVIAALGALSGPRHGGATASAEALIAELIRSPDPGAALAERLRRGESVPGFGHPLYPAGDPRAKAVLDALAVGPQGPRVQRVNRLRGVVARYVAKPPNVDFAGAAVASALGLPRGAALGLFLIGRSVGWIAHAIEQYATGQLIRPRARYVGVLPGEAASAVSA
- the gltA gene encoding citrate (Si)-synthase; protein product: MQDAISPPRTAEIADPSTGTTARLPVLEPRMGPAMLDLRRQQGSARHYSFDPGLTMTGICRSSITYVDGEKGLLLYRGYPIDALVANADHLEVAWLLLNGELPTPEQKERFASDITHHTMVHEQLHAIYRGFRRDAHPMAVMCGVVGALSAFYHDGLDIFDPGSRKIAAHRLIAKMPTIAAMAHKYAIGQPFIYPRNDLGYAENFLNMLFAVPCETYHVPPAAARAINAFLIIQADHEQNASTSIVRAVGSSRANPYACIAAGIASLWGPLHGGANEGVLATLEEIGSVERIPEILRRAKDKNDPYRLMGFGHRVYKSYDPRAKVLRQFCYEVLDAYDKREDPFFKLAMELERIALEDEYFVERKLYPNVDFYSGIILRTIGLPTAMFTPLFAVARTVGWIAHWIEMITDPDSKIVRPRQLYMGEAERAFVPPDARTRHQPKVG